A window of Sphingobacterium kitahiroshimense genomic DNA:
CTTCAATAACCACATTTTGCTTTTGCGCAGCAAGTTCTCTATCAAAATCTGTCGCAGTAACGACTAATTGTTTATTTTCTGCCAAACGTCTTGATGTTTCTTTTACCACAGCAAATGCTTCTGGTAAAATATCCATTAAAACCTCTTCTAATTTTTTATCACGGTCTTTCGATAATTTATCTACACTTTCGTATATCGCTGTCTTTTGTGACATGTCCAAATTATCATCTTCAGCTTCAGCCTTTAGAGTAGAAATCTCTTTATCAATATCTGCTAAATATCCTTTTATTCTATTTTTGAAATCAGCGGTTTTGCCACGCAATTCATCATCACTTAACGGCGAAAGTTGTTCGTACTCCGATTTGATTTTTTCTACAATTGGCTGGACCGCCTTAATATCTCGCTCGGATTTACTTCCAAATAATTTACTTAAAAATTTTAACATAATATTCTTTTCTATCTCAATTTATGACTTTCATTCAATAATGACTCCAAACTAAAATTGCAGACAAATTGACACTAATCGGGCAAATTTAGTTATTAGATATCATATCTAACACACTATATCTATATTTTTTACTATTTTTTATGACAAAAATAAATTCTTTTCCGTTTTAGGGATAAAGCCCATATCCTGAGCCTTCTTAAACATGATTTCAATCGCCGAACGCCCCTCTTTTCCAAGTTCTACAGAGTACTTATTGACATAAAGTTCAATGTGTTTATACATCACCTCGATGCTCATCTCCTGAGCATGCGATTTGATAAACTCGAGACCTGATGTCGGGTTTGCAAAAGCATATTCGACACTCGCTCTCAAAACGCGGTTCAATTTTTCTTTAATATCTTGAGGAATACTTCTTTTAACAACAATACCACCTAAAGGAATAGGACAATTTGTCGTTTTTTCCCAATAATCGCCCAAATCAACCACTTTAAATAAGCCCTTTTCCTGATAAGTAAAGCGGTTTTCATGAATGATCAATCCTAAATCTATATCGCCGGCTAACAAAGCACCTTCAATTTCTGAAAAAACAAGTTCCTTTTTATTTTTCAATTCAGGAAATGCCAAACCCAATAAAAAATTAGCTGTCGTATATTTCCCGGGATAACCGACCCGTAATTCTGCTAGTGCTTTCGTTAATACCGTTTTGGATGACAATATTTCTTGAAGCTCTTTAGCCAGCTCTTCATCTTTCGTAATTAACATGGGTCCTACTCCAAAACCTAATGCACTACCGGCGTCCAATAGCTCATAATCTTCAACAGCATAAGCAAAAGCGTGGTAACTTAATTTTGTGACGGCCAAGTCTCCCTTAAAGGCTTTTAAATTCAAGGTTTCGACATCTTCATATACAATGTCAAACTCTAGTCCTTCTGTATCTATTTTATGATGAATAAGTGCATCAAAAATAAACGTATCATTCGGGCATGGTGAAAAACCCAATGTCAATTTCATATGGATAATTTATGTGTAAGAATATAAAGTATGGTTGCTATAAATGTAGCGACCAAGACTCCTTTTGCTAAGGCACCTTTTTCTCCTTTAAACAAAAAACGTATAACCAATAAGTTGATAAATACCGCTATGGCATAAATTAACATCGGCTTTTCCGATATCGTTTTTTCAAAAAGCGTTGTATAGGTAGAAAGTAAATAAGCGATCATGGGTGCAATGGCACCCAACAAAATCCCTATGCCTAAATTGTTTTTCATATTAACTATCGAATCCCCAAGAATTTAATTCAGGAATAACATGATGGGCAGTCATATCAAACTGTGTGGGTACGATAGCAACATAACCTTTGCTTAATGCGTATGAATCAGTATCCTCTCCACGATCTTCCAACTCAAACCTGCC
This region includes:
- a CDS encoding menaquinone biosynthesis family protein, with the protein product MKLTLGFSPCPNDTFIFDALIHHKIDTEGLEFDIVYEDVETLNLKAFKGDLAVTKLSYHAFAYAVEDYELLDAGSALGFGVGPMLITKDEELAKELQEILSSKTVLTKALAELRVGYPGKYTTANFLLGLAFPELKNKKELVFSEIEGALLAGDIDLGLIIHENRFTYQEKGLFKVVDLGDYWEKTTNCPIPLGGIVVKRSIPQDIKEKLNRVLRASVEYAFANPTSGLEFIKSHAQEMSIEVMYKHIELYVNKYSVELGKEGRSAIEIMFKKAQDMGFIPKTEKNLFLS